One Clostridium estertheticum DNA segment encodes these proteins:
- a CDS encoding helix-turn-helix domain-containing protein codes for MDNDKSIEALKQINSLERAQLSKRPLSSLKYSLVASCTLFTRAVIEAGLDTETSFMLSDYYINLIDETTILSEVQDLEYKMLNDFIMVLKKYKENIYNPLINRVITYINKNIENNLSLSEISSFVNVHPNYLCAAFKKEVSKTLSEYINDQRIIAIKLYMNHANSSISEISYAFNFSHVTYFRRFFKKNTGLTPSDYRKQCSSTNSLVEDE; via the coding sequence ATGGACAACGATAAAAGTATAGAGGCCTTGAAACAAATCAATTCTCTAGAACGAGCTCAACTGTCTAAAAGGCCTCTTAGTTCTCTTAAGTATTCACTTGTAGCTTCCTGTACACTTTTTACACGGGCTGTAATTGAAGCTGGACTAGATACTGAGACCTCCTTTATGTTAAGTGATTATTATATTAACCTTATTGACGAAACTACTATTCTATCTGAAGTTCAGGATTTAGAATACAAGATGTTAAATGATTTTATTATGGTTTTGAAAAAATACAAAGAAAATATTTATAATCCACTTATTAACCGAGTAATTACTTATATAAATAAAAATATAGAAAATAATTTATCCCTATCAGAGATTTCTTCCTTTGTAAATGTACATCCCAATTACCTGTGTGCTGCCTTTAAAAAAGAAGTGAGCAAAACTTTATCTGAATATATCAATGATCAGCGAATTATTGCCATTAAACTGTACATGAATCACGCAAATTCAAGTATCAGTGAAATAAGCTATGCTTTTAATTTCAGCCATGTAACTTACTTTCGTCGTTTTTTCAAAAAAAATACTGGACTAACACCAAGTGACTATAGGAAGCAGTGTTCAAGTACAAATTCCTTAGTGGAAGATGAATAA
- a CDS encoding ABC transporter permease — protein MLKLMKLEIKKYKITGYIRNVIIANLIISGILFMVIFASKADMEVPFSTYNDAVLLTGTIVRATFSIFAAVIISRIIIGEYKSKTINIMFLYPINRKKIMIAKLAIVVLFAFTSMVISSIFANFSLYILNIFVNFIQVPLTQEILVKSLINIVVYSAAFSFVSLIPVYVGMRRKSGSATIVTSVILVSLLNSGNSKNSLGTIIIIPLILAIIGAVAAYLSIKDVEKVDVLNF, from the coding sequence GTGCTTAAATTAATGAAATTAGAAATTAAAAAATATAAAATTACTGGATATATAAGGAATGTTATTATTGCAAACTTAATTATTTCAGGGATTTTATTTATGGTTATTTTTGCTTCAAAAGCTGATATGGAAGTCCCCTTTAGTACTTACAATGATGCTGTTTTGCTTACAGGTACTATTGTAAGAGCGACTTTCTCGATTTTTGCAGCAGTGATTATTTCCAGGATAATAATTGGGGAATACAAAAGTAAAACAATAAATATCATGTTTCTTTATCCAATAAACAGGAAAAAAATTATGATAGCAAAGTTAGCTATTGTAGTATTATTTGCGTTTACATCAATGGTTATATCTAGTATTTTCGCAAATTTTAGTTTGTATATTTTAAATATCTTTGTGAATTTTATTCAAGTTCCATTAACTCAGGAAATCTTAGTGAAAAGCCTCATTAATATTGTTGTGTATTCAGCAGCCTTTTCCTTTGTAAGTTTAATCCCTGTATATGTAGGTATGAGAAGAAAATCGGGGTCTGCCACAATAGTAACATCAGTTATATTAGTAAGTTTATTAAATAGTGGGAATAGTAAGAATTCATTAGGAACTATTATCATAATTCCACTTATCCTTGCAATTATAGGAGCAGTTGCTGCTTATTTATCCATAAAAGATGTAGAAAAAGTAGATGTGCTTAACTTTTAG